One stretch of Arachis duranensis cultivar V14167 chromosome 1, aradu.V14167.gnm2.J7QH, whole genome shotgun sequence DNA includes these proteins:
- the LOC107469690 gene encoding cytochrome P450 734A1: protein MEEERVVVWLSWVKVVSLSCVVVLVALRVAVLLWWRPMRIQAHFSRQGIRGPPYRFFIGNVKELVSMMLKASSQPMPFSHNILPRVLSFYHHWKKIYGATFIVWFGPTVRLTVSDPDLIREIFTSKSELYEKNEAPPLVKQLEGDGLLSLKGEKWAHHRRIISPTFHMENLKLLIPVMGTSVVEMLEKWSEMGEKGEVEIEVSELFQSLTEDVITRTAFGSSYEDGKAIFRLQSQQMLLAADAFQKVFIPGYRFFPTRRNIKSWKLEKKIRKSLVRLIERRRESNSGSEGAKDLLGLMIEASMGKGKNGNSVSVTVDDIVEECKSFFFAGKQTTSNLLTWTTILLAMHPHWQVQARDEVLSMCGSRDLPTKDHVVKLKTLSMIVNESLRLYPPTIATIRRAKADVDLGGYKIPRGTELLIPILAVHHDQAIWGNDVNEFNPGRFSEGVARAAKHPVAFIPFGLGVRTCIGQNLAVLQTKLALAIILQRFSFRLAPNYQHAPTVLMLLYPQYGAPILFHRLPKTDHQDQRL from the exons atggAAGAAGAACGGGTGGTGGTGTGGTTGTCGTGGGTGAAGGTGGTGTCGTTGAGTTGCGTAGTGGTGTTGGTGGCGCTGAGGGTGGCAGTGCTCCTATGGTGGAGACCTATGAGGATTCAAGCCCATTTCTCAAGACAAGGAATCAGAGGACCCCCTTATCGCTTCTTCATTGGTAACGTGAAGGAGTTAGTCTCCATGATGCTCAAGGCTTCTTCTCAACCCATGCCTTTCTCTCACAACATTCTCCCTCGCGTCCTCTCCTTCTACCATCACTGGAAGAAAATCTATG gTGCAACATTCATAGTATGGTTTGGACCGACTGTTCGACTTACGGTGTCTGATCCAGACCTTATCCGTGAAATCTTCACATCCAAGTCAGAATTGTATGAGAAAAACGAAGCTCCCCCGCTTGTGAAGCAGCTTGAAGGCGATGGACTCCTGAGCCTGAAAGGAGAGAAGTGGGCTCACCACCGCAGAATCATCTCTCCCACTTTTCACATGGAAAATCTCaag CTGTTGATACCGGTGATGGGAACAAGCGTGGTTGAGATGTTGGAGAAGTGGTCGGAAATGGGGGAGAAAGGTGAGGTGGAGATCGAAGTTTCCGAGTTGTTTCAGAGCTTAACGGAAGACGTTATTACCAGGACAGCATTCGGAAGCAGCTACGAAGATGGCAAAGCCATTTTTCGCCTTCAATCCCAACAAATGCTCTTAGCCGCCGATGCTTTTCAAAAAGTCTTCATTCCCGGTTACAG ATTTTTTCCAACAAGGAGGAATATAAAATCATGgaaattggagaagaagataAGGAAATCGTTGGTGAGGCTGAtagagaggaggagagagagCAATAGTGGTAGTGAAGGGGCGAAGGACTTGTTGGGGCTGATGATAGAAGCGTCGATGGGGAAGGGAAAGAATGGGAATAGTGTGAGTGTGACGGTCGATGACATAGTGGAGGAGTGCAAGAGCTTCTTCTTTGCGGGGAAACAAACCACATCCAACCTGCTGACGTGGACAACCATCCTCCTGGCTATGCACCCACACTGGCAGGTGCAGGCACGTGACGAGGTCCTCTCTATGTGTGGATCACGTGACCTCCCCACCAAGGACCATGTTGTCAAGCTCAAGACG CTGAGCATGATTGTGAACGAGTCCCTAAGGCTATACCCACCCACAATAGCCACCATAAGGCGGGCAAAAGCTGACGTGGACTTGGGTGGTTACAAGATACCACGTGGGACAGAGCTCTTGATTCCAATCCTGGCCGTCCATCACGATCAGGCAATATGGGGCAACGACGTCAACGAATTCAATCCTGGCCGTTTCTCGGAAGGCGTTGCCCGAGCAGCAAAGCATCCAGTGGCCTTCATTCCTTTCGGTCTAGGTGTGCGCACATGCATCGGACAAAACCTCGCCGTTTTACAAACAAAACTAGCCCTTGCAATCATACTCCAGCGTTTTAGTTTCAGGTTGGCCCCAAATTATCAACACGCACCAACGGTCCTCATGCTTCTCTATCCTCAGTATGGGGCCCCCATCCTATTCCACCGTCTCCCCAAAACCGATCATCAAGATCAACGCTTGTGA